In Bacillus cereus ATCC 14579, a single window of DNA contains:
- a CDS encoding ABC transporter ATP-binding protein translates to MIELKNVSKVYKNAEETAVKGVSVHIKKGEFFVLVGPSGCGKSTLLRMIAGLEEISSGDLIINERVANDLEPKDRNLSMVFQNYALYPHLSVEENILFGLKVRKVQKEERQKRLMEAIEMIGLKEYVKMKPGQLSGGQRQRVALARAIVSQAPICLMDEPLSNLDAKLRAQMRIEIREIQQRLGITMIYVTHDQIEAMTMGDRIMVLNKGSIQQVGTPLNIYNEPANEFVASFIGSPSMNINDGEVNKEKGVLHIGQLQIPLSIRQLKQLPEGTIRIGMRPEHIALSEEGQEVTLQSVEVLGNESILNFAVNGTTWSAKVIGQLLLNKGDKVKLLFSQEKLCFFNENTNERLKVVAEEELKVVAK, encoded by the coding sequence GTGATTGAATTGAAAAATGTTTCAAAGGTATATAAAAATGCAGAAGAGACAGCGGTTAAAGGCGTATCGGTTCATATTAAGAAGGGTGAATTTTTTGTTTTAGTTGGACCTTCGGGATGCGGGAAAAGCACATTATTACGAATGATCGCTGGCTTAGAAGAGATTTCTTCAGGAGATTTAATTATTAATGAACGTGTTGCAAATGATCTAGAGCCGAAAGACCGTAATCTATCAATGGTATTTCAAAATTATGCATTATATCCACACTTATCTGTAGAAGAAAATATTTTATTTGGACTTAAGGTAAGAAAAGTACAAAAAGAAGAGCGACAAAAGCGATTAATGGAAGCTATTGAAATGATAGGACTGAAAGAGTATGTGAAAATGAAACCAGGCCAATTATCAGGCGGACAAAGACAGCGTGTTGCACTTGCCAGGGCAATTGTGAGTCAAGCGCCAATCTGTTTAATGGATGAACCACTTTCGAATTTGGATGCGAAATTACGTGCGCAAATGAGAATTGAAATTAGAGAAATTCAGCAGCGATTAGGAATTACGATGATTTACGTTACCCACGATCAAATAGAAGCGATGACTATGGGTGATCGTATCATGGTTTTAAATAAAGGAAGTATACAGCAAGTTGGAACACCACTTAACATATATAACGAACCAGCAAACGAATTTGTTGCAAGCTTTATAGGTTCTCCTTCTATGAATATAAATGATGGGGAAGTAAATAAAGAAAAAGGTGTATTACATATAGGACAATTGCAAATTCCATTATCTATTAGACAGTTAAAGCAATTACCAGAAGGAACAATTCGCATAGGCATGCGCCCTGAGCATATTGCACTGTCTGAGGAGGGACAAGAAGTGACGTTGCAATCTGTAGAAGTATTAGGGAATGAATCTATATTGAACTTTGCGGTAAATGGAACAACTTGGAGTGCGAAAGTTATCGGACAGTTACTCCTGAACAAAGGTGACAAAGTAAAATTATTATTCTCGCAAGAAAAGTTATGCTTCTTTAACGAAAACACGAATGAACGCTTAAAAGTGGTAGCTGAAGAAGAGTTGAAAGTGGTGGCGAAATAA
- a CDS encoding carbohydrate ABC transporter permease gives MIVKQWKQNFLLYMLLIISAVMVFFPVLYAFLISFMTPDDIQMRRLFPTQFTFDNFINIFQKVPLFTYLYNSLIVSTVVMIGQLIVSSLAAYAFVFLQFKGRNLIFFLFISTMLIPWEATMVPNFLTIQNFGWINSFAGMTVPFFATAFGIFLLRQHFMTLPNELKEAAFIEGIGNIRFLFSVVIPYCKTSFITLGVYSFLTTWNMYLWPLLVTTDEKVRTVQIGVKQLQSQEVATDWGSVMAGVTVIVIPTLILLFLGQKQLQQGLTKGAIK, from the coding sequence ATGATTGTTAAACAGTGGAAACAAAATTTCCTATTATACATGCTACTCATTATTAGTGCAGTGATGGTATTTTTTCCTGTACTGTATGCATTTTTAATAAGCTTTATGACACCAGACGATATTCAAATGAGAAGGTTATTTCCGACCCAGTTTACTTTTGATAATTTCATTAATATTTTTCAAAAAGTACCGCTTTTTACATACTTATATAACAGTTTAATTGTATCGACAGTCGTTATGATTGGACAACTTATCGTATCAAGTTTAGCAGCTTATGCTTTTGTTTTTCTTCAGTTTAAAGGGAGAAACTTAATTTTCTTCCTGTTTATTTCAACGATGCTTATTCCGTGGGAAGCAACGATGGTGCCTAACTTTTTAACGATTCAAAACTTTGGCTGGATCAATAGTTTCGCCGGGATGACAGTGCCGTTTTTTGCAACAGCTTTCGGTATTTTCTTGTTACGTCAACATTTTATGACACTCCCGAATGAACTGAAAGAAGCTGCTTTTATTGAAGGGATTGGAAATATAAGATTTTTATTCAGCGTTGTAATACCGTATTGTAAAACGAGTTTTATTACGCTTGGAGTATATAGCTTTTTAACAACATGGAATATGTATTTATGGCCACTTTTAGTGACCACTGATGAAAAAGTAAGAACAGTGCAAATCGGTGTAAAGCAGCTTCAGTCTCAAGAAGTTGCAACTGATTGGGGAAGCGTAATGGCCGGTGTTACGGTTATCGTTATTCCAACATTGATTTTACTATTTTTAGGGCAAAAGCAATTACAACAAGGATTAACAAAAGGTGCAATTAAATAA
- a CDS encoding carbohydrate ABC transporter permease yields the protein MIEVSKLPVQTKVSKKKKLWERTKDLRIGLLFLAPSILLFSIFLFYPLFRTIYYSFYLTDIHGEANLFVGLENYQYLFSDPAFYKSIKSTLLFVLYTVPTSIIFALFLALIANGKVRGIGLFRVLFSSTMGISVAASAVIWLFLFHPSVGLFNNILASMNLPAIAWLTSPDWALFSVSVTTVWVNTGFAFLVILGGLQNIDTSLYESASIDGASYLYKLRRVTLPMLSPTLFFIVTVTLISAFQSFGQIDILTHGGPNDATNLIVYSIYKEAFVNHQFGTASAQAMVLFVFIFVATLLQFKFAERKVHYK from the coding sequence ATGATCGAAGTAAGTAAGTTACCAGTTCAAACAAAGGTGTCAAAAAAGAAAAAATTATGGGAGAGAACGAAAGATTTAAGAATAGGATTATTGTTTTTGGCGCCATCTATTTTGCTATTTTCGATTTTTCTGTTCTATCCATTGTTTAGGACGATTTATTATAGTTTTTATTTAACCGATATACATGGAGAAGCTAATCTTTTCGTTGGCTTAGAAAATTATCAATATTTATTCTCTGATCCAGCCTTCTACAAAAGTATAAAATCAACTTTATTATTTGTTTTATATACAGTTCCTACGAGTATTATATTTGCTTTGTTTCTTGCATTGATTGCAAATGGAAAGGTAAGAGGTATTGGGTTATTCCGAGTTCTGTTTTCTTCGACGATGGGAATATCAGTAGCTGCTAGTGCAGTGATTTGGCTATTTTTATTTCATCCAAGTGTAGGATTATTTAATAATATATTAGCCTCTATGAACCTTCCTGCAATCGCATGGTTAACGAGTCCGGACTGGGCACTATTCTCTGTATCAGTTACAACAGTTTGGGTGAATACAGGTTTTGCATTTTTAGTTATATTAGGTGGTTTACAAAATATTGATACGTCTTTATATGAGAGTGCATCTATAGATGGTGCTAGTTATTTATATAAGCTTCGCCGTGTTACATTACCGATGCTATCACCAACTTTATTCTTTATTGTAACAGTAACATTAATTAGTGCGTTCCAAAGCTTTGGACAAATTGATATTTTAACGCACGGTGGACCAAATGATGCAACGAATTTAATTGTGTACTCGATTTACAAAGAGGCGTTTGTGAATCATCAATTTGGAACAGCAAGTGCACAAGCGATGGTATTATTTGTTTTCATTTTCGTTGCTACATTACTTCAATTTAAGTTTGCTGAGAGAAAGGTGCATTATAAATGA